A genomic window from Passer domesticus isolate bPasDom1 chromosome Z, bPasDom1.hap1, whole genome shotgun sequence includes:
- the AUH gene encoding methylglutaconyl-CoA hydratase, mitochondrial isoform X6 — MGPRRALPAAPGGGGGGGGAVRGGEGRGGSGAPCVPQPVTWAAAPGPGPREAEAAPAAAMAAALGGLGLGLLRARLRLAAAAAATSAALGRSGHRAPPLRGGVAAAALPSAGRSYGSQAKEEEELRVRYLDDEHKGIVVLGLNRSHAKNALSKNLVKMMSKAVDALKSDKKVRTVVFRSEVPGIFCAED; from the exons ATGGGACCGCGCCGCGCCctccccgcggccccgggcggaggcggcggcggcggcggcgccgtgaggggaggggaggggaggggggggagCGGCGCCCCGTGCGTGCCGCAGCCGGTCACGTgggcggcggcaccggggccggggccgcgagAGGCTGAGGCGGCGCCGGCAGCAGCGATGGCGGCGGCGCTGGGCGGGCTCGGCCTCGGCCTCCTGCGCGCCCGGCTCAGGCTCGCAGCCGCAGCCGCCGCGACCTCGGCCGCCCTCGGCCGAAGCGGCCACCGCGCGCCCCCGCTGCGGGGAGGCGTCGCCGCTGCCGCTCTCCCCTCGGCCGGGAGGAGCTACGGCTCGCAGGcgaaggaagaggaggagctgcGCGTCCGGTACCTGGATGATGAGCACAAAG GAATTGTGGTGCTTGGATTAAACAGATCTCATGCCAAGAATGCACTTAGCAAAAACCTTGTAAAAATG ATGTCAAAAGCTGTGGATGCTTTGAAATCTGATAAGAAAGTACGAACTGTTGTATTCCGGAGTGAAGTCCCGGGGATATTCTGTGCTG AAGACTGA
- the AUH gene encoding methylglutaconyl-CoA hydratase, mitochondrial isoform X5, which produces MGPRRALPAAPGGGGGGGGAVRGGEGRGGSGAPCVPQPVTWAAAPGPGPREAEAAPAAAMAAALGGLGLGLLRARLRLAAAAAATSAALGRSGHRAPPLRGGVAAAALPSAGRSYGSQAKEEEELRVRYLDDEHKGIVVLGLNRSHAKNALSKNLVKMMSKAVDALKSDKKVRTVVFRSEVPGIFCAVAVMQARRNVYFPRPYLVLQISAPAPETEKRFCVLLHSSS; this is translated from the exons ATGGGACCGCGCCGCGCCctccccgcggccccgggcggaggcggcggcggcggcggcgccgtgaggggaggggaggggaggggggggagCGGCGCCCCGTGCGTGCCGCAGCCGGTCACGTgggcggcggcaccggggccggggccgcgagAGGCTGAGGCGGCGCCGGCAGCAGCGATGGCGGCGGCGCTGGGCGGGCTCGGCCTCGGCCTCCTGCGCGCCCGGCTCAGGCTCGCAGCCGCAGCCGCCGCGACCTCGGCCGCCCTCGGCCGAAGCGGCCACCGCGCGCCCCCGCTGCGGGGAGGCGTCGCCGCTGCCGCTCTCCCCTCGGCCGGGAGGAGCTACGGCTCGCAGGcgaaggaagaggaggagctgcGCGTCCGGTACCTGGATGATGAGCACAAAG GAATTGTGGTGCTTGGATTAAACAGATCTCATGCCAAGAATGCACTTAGCAAAAACCTTGTAAAAATG ATGTCAAAAGCTGTGGATGCTTTGAAATCTGATAAGAAAGTACGAACTGTTGTATTCCGGAGTGAAGTCCCGGGGATATTCTGTGCTG tcgCTGTTATGCAAGCAAGGAGGAATGTATACTTTCCCAGACCATATTTGGTTCTCCAGATTTCAGCTCCTGCACCAGAAACTGAGAAGAGATTTTGTGTATTACTCCACTCTTCCTCTTAA